TGCTTGTCCACGCGGATGGCACCGGCCACGGGGTTGTGGAGTTCCCGGTGGTACTCGGGCGCATAGACGGCCGGGGCGTCATTTGTGGTGAGCCGCTGCATCAGCGACAGAAAGCCCCACGAATCGAAGGTGTCGGGTGCTCCCTTCCGGCTCGCGCGCCCGAGCCGTTCGAGCTCCTTCTGGGCGAGATGGAAACCATCCATCGACACGGCCACTGCGTCGGCGCCGAGGTCGGCGGCAAGCAGTGCTGCCAGGGTCGACTTGCCGACGCCGGGCTCGCCGGTGAGGCCCAGCAGATGCCGTTCACCGTGCTTCGCCAATTCGTGGGCTGCCGTCAGCGATTCGGAAACGGTCATCGTGCGCATGTGCGAAGCCTACGGCGCAGCATGCGTGACCCCGTGTTCGTGAGCTTGTGTTCGTGGTTCGCCGACCCGTGATCAGGCGGGCTCGGCGGCGGCATGCGGACGCCGGTTTTGTCACAGGCGCGTGTC
The window above is part of the Propionibacterium freudenreichii subsp. freudenreichii genome. Proteins encoded here:
- a CDS encoding nucleoside/nucleotide kinase family protein, producing MTVSESLTAAHELAKHGERHLLGLTGEPGVGKSTLAALLAADLGADAVAVSMDGFHLAQKELERLGRASRKGAPDTFDSWGFLSLMQRLTTNDAPAVYAPEYHRELHNPVAGAIRVDKHVPLVIAEGNYLLLPGRPWGLAHDMFDEIWFLQTNQDLRHKRLINRHMAFGKTAQHAERWTLGPDERNARTVRAQIGRADAVIELS